A genomic stretch from Maledivibacter sp. includes:
- a CDS encoding sulfide/dihydroorotate dehydrogenase-like FAD/NAD-binding protein, translating to MTKKIIYECIDAGSDYCPCYLAETNDCITCSHLQGKDFCDCNWRGVCIFQEYNWNGKKAKLARKNINTEILDKQLIGDNLIVFKIAVTKTLARALKQPGSYVFIRDPQKPEYFDIPMSIMYSDENKGEIHVAVQIIGTKTKTLLSLEGEIMLRGPYWNGILGLKELKTLKDSNVLIVARGVALAPAVNILKYLLRNNNKITFIMDKGKFNEIFINEYIDESQILTIETDIFGEKGKLIIQELIRNNHYDLCFSGGSDVQHRDIKKLLSELSPDTRYVITNNIEICCGEGICGACSIRIGDKILKACKSQIDTTYMFEKGDES from the coding sequence ATGACCAAAAAAATAATATATGAATGCATTGATGCAGGTAGCGATTATTGCCCGTGCTATTTGGCCGAAACAAATGATTGTATTACATGCTCTCATTTACAGGGAAAGGATTTTTGTGACTGTAATTGGAGGGGGGTATGTATCTTTCAAGAATATAATTGGAATGGAAAAAAAGCAAAGCTTGCTAGAAAAAATATAAATACAGAAATACTGGATAAACAATTAATTGGTGATAATTTAATTGTTTTTAAAATTGCTGTTACAAAGACATTGGCAAGGGCATTAAAACAGCCTGGGTCATATGTATTCATTAGAGATCCTCAAAAGCCAGAATATTTTGATATTCCCATGTCTATAATGTATTCAGATGAAAATAAAGGAGAGATACATGTAGCTGTACAGATAATTGGAACTAAAACAAAGACCTTATTATCTCTAGAAGGGGAGATAATGTTAAGGGGGCCATATTGGAATGGTATTCTAGGTTTAAAGGAATTGAAGACCTTGAAGGATTCCAATGTACTAATTGTGGCTAGAGGAGTAGCACTAGCCCCAGCAGTAAATATATTAAAGTATTTATTACGTAATAATAATAAAATAACTTTCATAATGGATAAAGGTAAGTTTAATGAAATTTTTATCAATGAGTATATAGATGAATCCCAGATACTGACAATAGAGACGGATATTTTCGGTGAAAAAGGGAAATTAATAATACAAGAATTGATTAGAAATAATCACTATGATCTATGCTTTAGTGGCGGTTCAGATGTCCAACATAGGGATATAAAGAAATTACTGAGTGAGTTGTCACCAGATACAAGGTATGTAATAACAAATAATATAGAGATATGCTGTGGTGAAGGCATATGTGGTGCATGCTCTATAAGAATTGGAGATAAAATATTAAAGGCCTGTAAATCACAAATTGATACAACTTACATGTTTGAAAAGGGGGATGAATCATGA
- the ytfJ gene encoding GerW family sporulation protein, with protein sequence MSGHPIEALMKTTMESLKQMIDVNTIVGDAVETPDGTTLIPISRVSFGFASGGGDYKSCCNVEDEDNQDTEKLPFAGGTGAGVSVQPVAFMIVGKESTKLLSVDQSANMFENLVGLSSKFIDKLQGEGSKNKNSNGESDDDNKNKNNE encoded by the coding sequence ATGAGTGGTCATCCTATTGAAGCGTTGATGAAGACGACGATGGAAAGCCTAAAACAAATGATTGATGTTAATACTATTGTGGGAGATGCAGTTGAAACACCGGATGGAACAACCCTAATTCCCATATCCAGAGTATCCTTTGGTTTTGCTTCAGGAGGTGGGGATTATAAAAGTTGTTGTAATGTAGAAGATGAAGATAATCAAGATACTGAGAAACTTCCATTTGCAGGAGGAACTGGAGCAGGGGTATCGGTACAGCCCGTTGCTTTTATGATAGTAGGAAAGGAAAGCACAAAACTATTATCTGTAGATCAAAGTGCAAATATGTTTGAAAACTTGGTTGGGTTATCGTCTAAGTTCATTGATAAGCTACAAGGCGAAGGTTCAAAAAATAAAAATAGTAATGGCGAAAGTGATGATGACAATAAAAACAAAAATAATGAATAA
- the surE gene encoding 5'/3'-nucleotidase SurE: MKILVTNDDGIFAEGIYKLAKTLSNDHEVFVVAPDRQRSATGHAITMHHPLRAQKIKFFDTDLDAWSVDGTPSDCIKLGLEAILDKKPDFVISGINDGPNLGTDVLYSGTVSAAIEGAIHGIQSMAVSMAYTKNIDYDIGANFAYNMVEKLQKDRLPRDTLLNINIPQYKKEDILGAKVTSLGVRRYKNSFVERVDPRGKSYYWLGGEIVEEAQGENSDIKCIKDKYISITPIHYDLTKYDLIKTIEEWNIEGAVGK, from the coding sequence ATGAAAATACTTGTAACAAACGATGATGGAATATTTGCAGAGGGTATATATAAATTGGCAAAAACCTTAAGTAATGATCACGAGGTTTTTGTTGTAGCCCCCGATAGACAAAGAAGTGCCACAGGTCATGCCATAACAATGCACCATCCTTTAAGGGCACAAAAAATAAAATTTTTTGATACCGACTTAGATGCATGGTCTGTTGATGGTACGCCTTCTGATTGTATAAAATTAGGTTTAGAAGCCATACTTGATAAAAAGCCGGATTTTGTTATTTCAGGTATAAATGATGGACCAAATCTAGGAACAGATGTATTATACTCTGGGACTGTATCAGCAGCAATTGAGGGTGCTATACATGGGATTCAGTCTATGGCTGTATCTATGGCTTATACAAAAAATATTGATTATGATATAGGAGCAAATTTTGCTTATAATATGGTTGAAAAACTGCAAAAAGATAGGCTTCCAAGGGATACTCTATTAAATATCAATATTCCACAGTATAAAAAGGAGGATATTCTGGGGGCGAAGGTCACTTCACTGGGAGTGAGGAGATACAAGAATTCCTTTGTTGAGAGGGTTGATCCTAGAGGAAAGTCCTATTATTGGCTTGGTGGTGAAATAGTAGAAGAGGCACAAGGGGAAAATTCTGATATAAAATGTATAAAGGATAAATATATATCTATAACACCTATTCATTATGACTTAACAAAATATGATCTTATAAAAACAATTGAAGAATGGAATATTGAGGGGGCTGTGGGGAAATAA
- a CDS encoding methyltransferase domain-containing protein translates to MQAKYLNKATDLAKELIAKVVVENDIVIDATVGNGKDTLFLSELIGENGRVIGFDVQEIALKKTQEKLKDRNMLDRVQLINTGHENLNKHVDTEVAAIMFNLGYLPGNNHTITTKHETTLEAIKQGIDLLKKNGVMTISIYPGHKEGMEEKNHVLEYLSTIDQRKVNVLKMEFINQKNNPPLLVAIEKK, encoded by the coding sequence ATGCAAGCAAAATATCTTAATAAAGCCACGGACTTAGCAAAGGAATTAATAGCTAAGGTCGTTGTGGAAAATGATATTGTTATAGATGCAACAGTAGGAAATGGTAAAGATACATTATTCTTGAGTGAATTAATTGGGGAAAATGGAAGAGTAATTGGATTTGATGTCCAAGAAATAGCTCTTAAAAAGACCCAGGAAAAACTTAAGGACAGAAATATGTTAGATAGGGTACAGCTTATTAATACGGGACACGAAAACCTAAATAAGCATGTTGATACTGAGGTCGCAGCTATTATGTTTAATTTAGGATACTTGCCTGGGAATAATCACACTATAACTACAAAGCATGAAACAACCCTAGAAGCCATAAAGCAGGGGATAGATTTACTAAAAAAGAATGGTGTAATGACCATATCCATTTATCCAGGGCATAAGGAGGGTATGGAAGAAAAGAACCATGTCTTAGAATATTTATCTACCATTGATCAAAGAAAAGTCAATGTACTCAAAATGGAGTTTATAAATCAAAAGAACAATCCGCCTTTACTTGTAGCTATAGAAAAGAAATAA
- a CDS encoding MurR/RpiR family transcriptional regulator, whose amino-acid sequence MDDLKRDLLNRVKEKYNKLSKGQRLIADYIMNNYDKVAFMTASKLGEKVGVSESTVVRFANALNYKGYPNLQKELQELIKTKLTTVQRLELSNDYNDDEFIRKVMQADVDNIMKTIDELDTVSFKNAVDKILRANQVYILGFRSSIAIVQYFAFYLNMVLDNVHVVPSGINDVFDQLINIDENDILIGVSYPRYSKKTLEAAEFVKNRGATIIGITDSHVAPISEFADIILTTKSTMTSFVDSLVAPVSLMNALIIALSMKEKDKLANTLRKLENTWERYDIYLSK is encoded by the coding sequence ATGGATGATCTAAAAAGAGACTTACTTAATAGAGTAAAAGAAAAATATAATAAACTGAGCAAAGGGCAGAGGCTAATAGCTGACTATATCATGAATAATTATGATAAAGTTGCTTTTATGACTGCTTCAAAGCTTGGAGAAAAAGTTGGAGTTAGTGAATCTACAGTTGTTAGATTTGCTAATGCCCTCAATTACAAAGGATATCCCAACTTGCAAAAAGAACTTCAAGAGTTGATTAAAACTAAGCTAACTACGGTGCAAAGGCTAGAGCTTTCTAATGATTATAATGATGATGAATTCATTAGAAAAGTCATGCAGGCCGATGTAGATAACATTATGAAAACCATTGATGAATTAGACACAGTATCCTTCAAAAATGCAGTTGATAAGATTTTAAGGGCTAATCAGGTATATATATTAGGCTTTAGAAGCTCAATTGCAATTGTTCAATATTTTGCATTCTATTTAAACATGGTTTTAGACAATGTTCATGTTGTACCATCTGGAATAAATGATGTGTTTGATCAATTAATTAATATAGATGAAAATGATATTTTGATTGGGGTATCATATCCAAGATACTCAAAAAAAACTCTTGAAGCTGCAGAGTTTGTAAAAAATAGAGGTGCTACAATTATTGGAATTACTGATAGTCATGTTGCGCCTATATCAGAATTCGCTGATATTATTTTAACTACAAAGAGTACAATGACATCCTTTGTTGACTCATTAGTTGCCCCAGTTAGTTTAATGAACGCATTAATTATTGCTTTAAGCATGAAGGAAAAGGATAAATTAGCAAATACATTAAGAAAGCTTGAGAATACTTGGGAAAGATATGATATATATCTAAGTAAATAA
- a CDS encoding 2-oxoacid:acceptor oxidoreductase family protein, translating to MAKQTEIRLTGSGGQGLILAGIILAEAAISQGNNAVQSQSYGPEARGGASKAEVIISKEEIDFPKVAKADLMLSLTQVALDKYADTLKEDGILVVDSLLEVPADLKAKRIVSIPILNTAKEVIGKSMVANIVAIGAIQQLSDIVSKESLEKAVLSRVPKGTEELNKRALQEGYNLVK from the coding sequence ATGGCTAAGCAGACTGAGATTAGATTAACTGGTTCCGGAGGTCAAGGGCTTATATTAGCTGGTATTATTTTAGCTGAAGCAGCAATTTCTCAGGGAAATAATGCCGTTCAATCACAATCATACGGGCCTGAGGCTAGAGGTGGAGCTAGTAAAGCAGAGGTTATTATCAGTAAAGAAGAAATCGATTTTCCAAAGGTTGCTAAGGCGGATCTTATGCTCTCCCTTACACAAGTGGCATTAGATAAATATGCTGATACTTTGAAAGAAGACGGAATATTAGTAGTTGATTCATTACTTGAGGTTCCAGCAGACTTGAAGGCCAAGAGAATAGTATCTATACCTATATTAAATACTGCAAAGGAAGTTATAGGGAAATCAATGGTTGCTAATATTGTTGCAATAGGTGCAATACAGCAGCTTTCTGATATCGTGTCCAAGGAAAGCCTTGAGAAAGCAGTACTTAGCAGAGTACCTAAGGGTACAGAAGAGCTGAATAAAAGAGCTTTACAGGAAGGTTACAATCTAGTAAAATAG
- a CDS encoding 2-oxoacid:acceptor oxidoreductase subunit alpha: protein MNNKKVKLMQGNEACVEGALAAGMRFYGGYPITPSTEIAEISAEKLPVVGGKFIQMEDEIAGIAAAIGGSLAGLKSMTATSGPGYSLKQENLGYATIAEIPLVVVNVQRGGPSTGLPTAPAQGDVMQAKWGTHGDHPIIALSPSSVKETFDVTVKAFNLAEKYRTPVIILTDEVVGHMREKIEIPDPSEIEIIDRVKPSDDDNYLPYGVTGDELVPPMAAFGDGHRFHVTGLMHDETGFPSNSSDNAEKVLNRLMNKINKNLDDIIEYEEYMLEDAEIAILSYGSTARSAKSAVKELREQGIKAGMFRPITIWPFPEEEVSRLSEKVKSILVAEMNLGQIVLEVERVVRGKCEISHIGKANGEVITPAEIVSKAKEVL from the coding sequence ATGAACAATAAGAAAGTGAAATTAATGCAAGGGAACGAGGCTTGTGTTGAAGGAGCTTTAGCAGCTGGAATGAGATTTTATGGTGGTTATCCAATAACTCCTTCTACGGAAATTGCTGAGATATCTGCTGAAAAACTACCTGTTGTTGGTGGAAAGTTTATTCAGATGGAAGATGAGATAGCAGGGATTGCCGCAGCTATTGGGGGTTCTTTAGCAGGACTTAAATCTATGACTGCAACTAGTGGCCCAGGTTATTCTCTTAAACAGGAAAACTTAGGCTATGCAACTATAGCTGAAATTCCCCTTGTAGTAGTTAATGTTCAAAGAGGTGGCCCAAGTACTGGATTACCTACTGCTCCCGCTCAAGGTGATGTTATGCAGGCTAAATGGGGTACCCATGGGGATCATCCAATAATAGCACTTAGTCCATCATCAGTTAAAGAAACTTTTGATGTTACAGTTAAGGCATTTAACCTAGCTGAAAAATATAGAACACCTGTAATTATACTGACAGATGAAGTTGTTGGGCACATGAGAGAAAAAATTGAGATTCCAGACCCAAGTGAGATTGAGATAATTGATAGAGTTAAGCCTTCTGATGATGACAACTATCTACCATATGGAGTTACTGGTGATGAGTTAGTTCCACCTATGGCTGCATTCGGAGACGGACATAGATTCCATGTTACTGGACTTATGCATGATGAAACTGGATTCCCAAGCAATAGTTCCGATAACGCTGAAAAGGTTTTAAATAGATTAATGAATAAAATCAATAAAAACTTAGACGATATTATTGAATATGAAGAATATATGCTAGAAGATGCTGAAATCGCTATCCTTTCTTATGGTAGTACAGCAAGATCAGCAAAAAGTGCTGTTAAAGAGTTAAGGGAACAAGGAATTAAAGCAGGAATGTTTAGACCAATCACTATTTGGCCATTCCCAGAGGAAGAAGTTAGTAGATTATCTGAAAAGGTAAAATCTATACTTGTAGCTGAAATGAATCTTGGTCAAATTGTTTTAGAAGTAGAAAGAGTAGTAAGGGGTAAATGTGAAATAAGCCATATAGGAAAAGCAAACGGGGAAGTAATTACTCCAGCTGAAATTGTAAGCAAAGCAAAGGAGGTTTTATAA
- a CDS encoding D-alanyl-D-alanine carboxypeptidase, with protein sequence MFRKRILNIALTFLIILLVFPINIYANSAQSAIVMEVKTGRILYAKNINLKKPMASTTKIMTALLALENGSLESKFKVAKNAVGVEGSSIYLKYDEEVNLKDLVYGLMLRSGNDSAVAIAHHISGSTQEFANLMNQKAKKIGAKNTNFKNPHGLHHKDHYTTAYDLALITRQALLNENFKKIVRTKKWVSQREGYNVFFNKNKTLNQFKGGDGVKTGYTKVSGRCLVTSATRNNMQILCVVLNDPNWFNDCYALMERGFEKYHPKKVLSKDSDIKSFTALKGKKEKSYMTVKEDIVIPVKGDEEDRVMTIFECNEEYATPIMKGQVLGKAKVYIGDKLLATTELIAKEDIYKKKFIDKIKDFFGR encoded by the coding sequence ATGTTTAGGAAGAGAATATTAAATATAGCTTTAACCTTTCTAATTATTCTTTTAGTATTCCCAATAAATATCTATGCTAATTCTGCTCAGAGTGCTATTGTAATGGAAGTTAAAACTGGAAGGATATTATATGCTAAGAATATCAATCTAAAAAAACCAATGGCCAGTACTACAAAAATAATGACAGCATTATTGGCTTTAGAAAATGGCAGTTTAGAATCGAAATTCAAAGTGGCTAAGAATGCTGTCGGAGTAGAGGGATCATCAATTTATCTAAAATATGATGAAGAAGTAAACCTTAAGGATTTAGTATATGGTCTTATGCTTAGATCGGGAAATGATTCAGCAGTAGCAATAGCCCATCATATTTCTGGCTCGACCCAAGAATTTGCTAATCTAATGAATCAAAAAGCAAAAAAAATAGGAGCTAAGAACACAAATTTCAAAAACCCCCATGGACTACATCATAAAGACCATTATACTACAGCCTATGATTTGGCATTAATAACAAGGCAAGCTTTATTAAATGAAAATTTCAAGAAAATAGTTAGGACAAAAAAATGGGTTTCACAAAGAGAAGGTTATAATGTATTTTTCAATAAAAATAAGACCCTAAATCAGTTCAAGGGTGGAGACGGTGTAAAGACAGGATATACAAAGGTATCAGGTAGATGCTTAGTCACATCCGCCACAAGAAATAATATGCAAATATTATGCGTGGTGCTGAATGATCCAAATTGGTTTAATGATTGTTATGCTTTAATGGAAAGAGGATTTGAAAAATATCATCCTAAGAAGGTATTGAGTAAAGACTCTGATATAAAAAGCTTCACAGCACTCAAAGGGAAGAAAGAAAAATCCTATATGACTGTTAAGGAAGATATAGTCATCCCCGTTAAAGGTGATGAAGAAGATAGGGTTATGACGATTTTTGAGTGTAATGAAGAATATGCCACTCCAATAATGAAAGGGCAGGTTTTAGGTAAAGCAAAGGTATATATAGGGGATAAACTTTTAGCAACAACAGAATTAATTGCTAAAGAAGATATTTACAAGAAAAAATTCATAGATAAGATAAAGGACTTCTTTGGAAGGTAA
- a CDS encoding GNAT family N-acetyltransferase, whose translation MINIRVSEEKDKKKILELINEEKIKITDLDTGELGNSMVVCDGERIIGYSNYIKIPNLNIAFVDMLIINNTYRGQYMGDGLIKSLLNLADKRQIKKVYAIEENNNSAFFKKVGLTKREFKPSEDISKYIKKDLGADGIINVFEAILPDFFNKACKSKG comes from the coding sequence GTGATAAATATAAGGGTATCAGAGGAAAAAGACAAGAAAAAAATACTAGAACTTATAAATGAAGAAAAAATAAAAATTACTGATTTAGATACAGGGGAACTGGGAAACTCAATGGTAGTATGTGATGGTGAAAGGATCATTGGATATTCAAACTATATAAAAATTCCAAACCTTAATATAGCATTTGTAGACATGCTAATTATAAATAATACATATCGAGGGCAATATATGGGAGATGGATTAATCAAGTCCTTACTAAACCTCGCTGATAAAAGGCAAATAAAGAAAGTATATGCTATTGAGGAAAACAATAACTCAGCATTTTTTAAAAAAGTAGGATTAACCAAAAGGGAATTTAAACCTTCTGAGGATATTTCAAAATACATCAAAAAAGATTTAGGGGCTGATGGGATTATCAATGTTTTCGAAGCAATATTACCTGACTTCTTCAATAAAGCTTGCAAGAGTAAAGGCTAA
- a CDS encoding 4Fe-4S binding protein has product MSQNNTKLIVKKEFCKGCRICVEFCPKNVLTIENGKVKIADIEKCIKCGLCELRCPDYAIFLGGNDDEQ; this is encoded by the coding sequence TTGAGTCAAAATAATACCAAATTAATAGTGAAGAAAGAGTTTTGTAAAGGATGTAGAATTTGTGTTGAATTCTGTCCTAAAAATGTGTTAACTATTGAGAATGGAAAGGTAAAAATTGCTGATATAGAAAAATGTATTAAATGCGGATTATGTGAACTACGATGTCCAGATTACGCTATTTTCTTAGGAGGTAATGATGATGAACAATAA
- a CDS encoding rRNA pseudouridine synthase, with the protein MRLQKFIALSGVASRRKAEELIKMGRVKVNGKIVKEMGIKVDPEVDEVSFDNRSINISDNMVYILLNKPEGYVTTSSDQFNRPAVLDLIKGISERIYPVGRLDYNTSGLLLLTNDGDLTQKITHPSSHISKTYMCKIKGIITNDEMDRFRKGLDIGGYVTAPAKIKLVKKYQNNCSVKITIHEGKNRQIRRMMDAVGHPVIKLERISIGKINIEDLQRGKWRYLTKDEKKYLKSL; encoded by the coding sequence ATGAGACTTCAAAAATTTATAGCTTTGTCCGGAGTTGCATCGAGAAGAAAAGCGGAAGAATTAATAAAAATGGGAAGAGTTAAGGTGAATGGCAAGATAGTAAAAGAAATGGGAATAAAAGTAGATCCAGAAGTTGATGAGGTTTCCTTTGACAATAGGAGTATAAATATATCGGATAATATGGTATATATTCTTTTAAATAAGCCAGAAGGATATGTAACTACATCTTCAGATCAATTTAATAGACCTGCTGTATTAGATCTAATCAAAGGGATATCTGAAAGGATTTATCCCGTTGGAAGACTGGATTATAATACTTCTGGATTGCTGTTGCTCACAAATGATGGGGATTTAACACAAAAAATTACTCATCCAAGCAGTCATATATCAAAAACCTATATGTGTAAGATAAAAGGTATTATTACTAATGACGAGATGGATAGGTTTAGAAAGGGATTAGATATTGGAGGATATGTAACCGCTCCAGCTAAAATAAAGCTTGTAAAAAAATATCAAAATAATTGCTCAGTTAAAATCACTATTCACGAGGGAAAGAACAGGCAGATTAGAAGAATGATGGATGCTGTAGGTCATCCTGTTATTAAGCTTGAGAGAATTTCCATAGGTAAGATAAATATAGAGGATTTACAAAGGGGAAAATGGAGATATCTCACTAAGGATGAAAAAAAATACTTAAAATCATTATAA
- a CDS encoding 2-oxoacid:ferredoxin oxidoreductase subunit beta → MTSQLIKDYFREDKLPHIWCPGCGHGILMRSVAQAIHNLGLDKDKVCIVSGIGCSSRAPGYMDFNTLHTTHGRALAFATGVKLARPELEVIVITGDGDCAAIGGNHLIHAARRNINITTIVFNNNIYGMTGGQYSPTTPTNEFGTTAPYGNIDKPFDIPQLAAAAGATYTARGTAYHAKQLTKLVENGIKNKGFSLIEGISICPTYYGRKNKKGSVVDMMHWLKDNAVDVKVAAKLPEEKVQGKFLIGEFKNTTESEYTDEYMKIIERYQKER, encoded by the coding sequence GTGACTAGCCAATTAATAAAAGATTACTTTAGAGAAGATAAATTACCTCATATATGGTGTCCAGGCTGTGGTCATGGAATACTAATGAGATCTGTAGCTCAAGCTATTCACAATTTAGGTTTAGATAAAGACAAAGTATGTATAGTATCTGGTATAGGATGTTCATCAAGGGCTCCTGGGTACATGGACTTTAATACTCTACATACTACTCATGGTAGAGCATTAGCCTTTGCAACTGGTGTCAAGCTTGCAAGACCAGAATTAGAAGTAATAGTAATAACTGGAGATGGGGACTGTGCAGCTATTGGCGGGAACCACTTAATCCATGCAGCTAGAAGAAATATAAATATAACTACAATTGTATTTAACAATAATATATATGGTATGACAGGTGGACAATACTCACCTACTACACCGACTAATGAATTTGGTACAACTGCTCCATATGGAAATATTGATAAGCCATTTGATATTCCACAGTTAGCGGCAGCAGCTGGAGCCACTTATACGGCTAGAGGAACTGCATATCATGCAAAACAATTAACTAAGCTTGTTGAAAATGGTATAAAGAATAAAGGATTTTCACTAATCGAAGGAATTAGTATTTGTCCTACTTATTATGGTAGAAAAAATAAAAAGGGTTCAGTTGTTGATATGATGCACTGGTTAAAGGATAATGCTGTAGATGTTAAGGTTGCAGCTAAGCTACCAGAAGAAAAAGTTCAAGGTAAGTTTTTAATCGGAGAATTTAAAAACACTACAGAATCCGAATATACAGATGAATATATGAAGATAATAGAAAGATATCAAAAGGAGAGATAA
- a CDS encoding FAD-dependent oxidoreductase, whose amino-acid sequence MTKVVVIGGGWAGCAAAVTARKAGAEVVVIERTDLLLGLGNVGGIMRNNGRYTAAEEAILLGAGDLFNICDKASRHVGIDFPGHKHANLYDVTKIEPMVRKKLLEMGIKVMFRTRAIDVDIIDNTIKGIVLYNEEVVYGDIFIETTGSTGPMGNCLKYGNGCAMCILRCPTFGPRVSISKKSGIEDILAKRKDGSYGAFSGSCKLNKDSLSDEIIGELNSKGVAVLPVPIEDINESKLDKKVCQQYALKEYAQNVVLLDTGHAKLMAPYYPLEKLRKIKGLESARYEDPYSGGIGNSIRYLSIAPRENNMKVRGVKNLLCAGEKSGFFVGHTEAIVTGSLAGHNAVRLNKGMKLLELPISIAVGDIISYANSQINTPEGLMKRYTFAGSIYFNRMKELDLYTLDKDHLKKRIKRLDLLNIFEEKLV is encoded by the coding sequence ATGACTAAGGTTGTGGTAATAGGTGGAGGCTGGGCTGGTTGTGCGGCAGCTGTTACAGCAAGAAAAGCAGGTGCAGAGGTCGTAGTAATCGAAAGAACTGATTTGCTTTTGGGACTGGGAAATGTAGGAGGAATAATGAGAAACAACGGAAGATATACTGCAGCAGAAGAAGCCATATTATTGGGGGCAGGGGATTTATTTAATATCTGCGATAAAGCATCTAGGCATGTAGGTATAGATTTTCCAGGGCATAAGCATGCAAATCTATATGATGTAACAAAGATTGAGCCTATGGTTAGAAAAAAACTGCTTGAAATGGGAATAAAAGTAATGTTCAGAACTAGGGCAATAGATGTTGATATAATAGATAATACAATTAAGGGCATTGTACTCTATAATGAAGAAGTAGTTTATGGTGATATTTTTATTGAGACAACAGGATCTACTGGGCCTATGGGCAACTGTCTAAAATATGGTAATGGATGTGCAATGTGTATTCTTAGGTGTCCTACCTTTGGACCAAGGGTTAGTATAAGTAAGAAGTCTGGTATAGAAGATATTCTTGCCAAAAGGAAGGATGGTTCATATGGGGCATTTAGTGGTTCTTGTAAACTAAACAAGGATTCCCTAAGTGATGAAATCATAGGTGAACTAAATAGTAAGGGAGTAGCAGTTTTACCCGTACCCATTGAGGATATAAATGAAAGCAAGCTAGATAAAAAGGTATGTCAGCAATATGCACTAAAGGAATATGCACAAAATGTGGTGCTTCTTGATACTGGGCATGCAAAATTAATGGCCCCTTATTATCCCCTAGAAAAGCTTAGAAAAATAAAGGGATTAGAAAGTGCAAGGTATGAGGACCCATATTCAGGCGGCATAGGCAACTCAATAAGATACCTATCAATAGCCCCTAGAGAGAACAACATGAAGGTAAGAGGGGTTAAAAATTTACTATGTGCTGGGGAAAAATCAGGATTCTTTGTTGGACATACGGAAGCAATAGTTACGGGCAGCTTAGCAGGCCATAATGCAGTAAGGTTAAATAAAGGTATGAAACTATTAGAGTTGCCTATTAGTATTGCTGTAGGTGATATAATTTCCTATGCCAATAGTCAAATAAATACGCCGGAGGGTTTAATGAAAAGATATACCTTCGCAGGTTCCATATATTTTAATAGAATGAAGGAGCTTGATTTATACACTTTAGATAAAGATCATTTGAAGAAAAGAATAAAAAGATTGGATCTTTTAAATATTTTTGAGGAAAAATTAGTATAA